A stretch of the Candidatus Jettenia sp. AMX2 genome encodes the following:
- a CDS encoding carboxypeptidase-like regulatory domain-containing protein yields MERKKITEEEIFGKIDASFDNADKLRGEGLERVKLFHSVKNRALEKEYKRLSEKLGDGHPRVKMLSARITYNQGLFKDLDVEIERAMVKVPSFDKNSWMVHGRVLDMNRKGISGLTVSLYDERGNRVKEPGYGCTDKQGYFSIVYTPKERDKSEVTESMKLFLYVSDKNYRIVYKDSEPLSVRIGQIDYREISLSGEDVCSAPEPGKDDTITDDDTWILKGRVTDENGRGIGGLTIRPFDKELRFANQLGATVTDKDGYFMLSYKTENLRDLIEVRPDIYLNVLDKEGKALYTSKKAVRYEAGRIEEFDIKIKRMVQREK; encoded by the coding sequence ATGGAAAGGAAAAAGATCACGGAAGAAGAAATATTTGGAAAGATTGATGCCTCTTTTGACAATGCGGATAAGCTGAGAGGTGAGGGTCTGGAAAGGGTTAAATTATTTCATTCTGTCAAAAACAGGGCTCTGGAGAAGGAGTACAAACGTCTTTCAGAAAAACTCGGTGACGGACATCCTCGGGTTAAAATGCTCTCTGCCCGGATTACCTATAATCAGGGCTTATTCAAAGACCTTGATGTTGAAATAGAAAGGGCAATGGTCAAGGTACCTTCCTTTGATAAAAATAGCTGGATGGTGCATGGAAGGGTACTTGATATGAATAGAAAGGGTATAAGTGGTTTAACAGTGTCCCTGTATGATGAAAGAGGAAACAGGGTAAAAGAACCGGGCTACGGATGTACTGATAAACAGGGGTATTTTTCGATTGTGTACACTCCTAAAGAAAGGGATAAATCTGAAGTTACTGAATCGATGAAACTATTCCTGTATGTTTCAGACAAGAACTACAGGATAGTATATAAAGACAGCGAACCCCTTTCTGTAAGGATCGGGCAGATCGATTATCGTGAAATATCTCTTTCCGGGGAAGATGTATGTTCAGCGCCCGAACCCGGGAAGGACGACACCATAACAGATGATGATACCTGGATATTAAAGGGACGGGTTACCGATGAAAATGGGCGGGGTATAGGCGGACTGACAATTAGACCCTTTGACAAAGAACTTCGTTTTGCTAATCAATTAGGCGCTACTGTTACTGACAAGGACGGGTATTTTATGTTGTCCTATAAAACGGAAAACCTGCGGGATTTAATCGAGGTAAGGCCTGACATCTATTTAAATGTTCTTGATAAAGAGGGGAAGGCGCTCTATACCTCAAAAAAGGCAGTGAGATATGAAGCCGGGCGTATTGAAGAATTTGACATAAAAATCAAAAGAATGGTTCAAAGAGAGAAATAA
- a CDS encoding DUF4157 domain-containing protein — translation MLFQRETVSINPSPLAGEGKGEGEVTSKIETQMNAIRGSGQPLPSAERSSMERRYGVDFRDVRVHTDSNAIELNRELNSEAFTHGRDIYFGAGRYNPTTSSGKKLLAHELTHVVQQGSGADMLRIQRTGWGILGGTCCNRSPEGDEWALVCGVWRRLSSGRCTDNTSDCDGMTCGGGFYYVNNMETGTCRTPRRDDATFSQRRWTPERPRSGARSPVRMGSTHGDTPPGYGYDREPYIIEHRSGSIYEVPGLYQSEAEYGASGVTSSLTASATQRQAGRPVTGGFAEELALDTGFATGVETATAREVESLARSAGNRIDPRLVPSMQAVATDRFVYRALRTFLETDNGRLVAWNNDSGRYDGDSLPPTINVGIAGGALDTRTTLVHELLHYVFDKADTVIGEARDTGGADHPAIIAIESRFLIIDLIRSGHPPLHEKIRSSFGQFLQGRDFFPVMEESIARNNHVALRATVDDPAFVRSTVSSGLLPTASALAFPSGPTRYHYTADQFRDLAFIWAQSAVIVRRAMRTAVDVSNRTGTPLRDVFGHADWRREMESFLDRFVGALRRDRTRGVVSLEARL, via the coding sequence ATGCTGTTCCAGAGAGAAACTGTTTCTATTAATCCCTCTCCCTTGGCGGGAGAGGGTAAGGGTGAGGGGGAAGTCACTTCGAAGATAGAAACTCAAATGAATGCTATCCGGGGTAGCGGTCAACCATTACCTTCAGCAGAAAGAAGTAGCATGGAAAGGCGGTATGGGGTTGACTTCAGGGATGTAAGGGTACATACGGATAGCAATGCCATAGAGTTGAACAGAGAGTTAAACTCAGAGGCATTTACTCATGGAAGGGATATTTATTTTGGAGCGGGGAGATATAATCCCACCACATCGTCAGGCAAAAAACTTCTTGCGCATGAGTTGACGCATGTTGTGCAGCAGGGGAGCGGCGCGGATATGTTGCGCATTCAGCGGACAGGATGGGGTATTCTGGGTGGTACCTGTTGCAACCGGTCACCGGAAGGCGATGAGTGGGCACTAGTCTGTGGCGTTTGGCGGCGGTTGTCTTCCGGACGGTGCACCGACAATACGTCCGACTGCGACGGAATGACCTGCGGCGGTGGCTTCTATTATGTGAACAATATGGAAACCGGTACGTGCCGTACGCCACGACGTGATGACGCGACATTTAGTCAGCGCCGTTGGACGCCGGAGCGGCCTCGTTCGGGCGCCAGGTCACCTGTACGGATGGGTAGTACCCATGGCGATACCCCACCTGGCTATGGGTATGACCGTGAACCCTATATCATCGAACATCGGTCCGGCTCCATATACGAGGTTCCGGGTCTGTATCAAAGCGAGGCAGAGTACGGGGCGAGTGGTGTGACCTCGTCGCTTACCGCATCTGCGACACAACGTCAGGCAGGAAGACCAGTTACAGGCGGATTTGCCGAGGAACTTGCCCTGGATACCGGGTTTGCCACTGGTGTGGAGACGGCGACTGCACGGGAGGTCGAGTCTTTAGCCCGTTCGGCTGGCAACAGGATTGATCCGCGTCTTGTTCCTTCAATGCAGGCGGTCGCAACCGACCGTTTTGTTTATCGGGCGCTTAGGACGTTTCTTGAGACAGACAACGGCCGGTTGGTGGCATGGAACAACGACAGCGGACGTTACGATGGGGATAGCCTCCCACCGACTATCAACGTAGGAATCGCCGGAGGTGCGCTTGATACCCGAACAACATTGGTGCACGAATTGCTACACTATGTTTTCGACAAGGCTGATACTGTGATAGGTGAAGCTCGGGACACAGGCGGGGCTGATCATCCGGCAATCATAGCTATCGAGAGCCGTTTCCTGATCATAGACCTGATCCGCTCAGGGCATCCGCCGTTGCATGAGAAGATTCGCTCGTCATTCGGACAGTTCCTGCAGGGGCGCGATTTTTTCCCTGTAATGGAGGAATCGATAGCCCGCAATAACCATGTGGCCCTCCGTGCCACAGTGGATGACCCTGCATTTGTCAGATCGACGGTTAGCAGCGGGCTCTTGCCGACGGCAAGCGCGCTTGCATTTCCGTCCGGGCCCACTAGGTATCACTACACTGCGGATCAGTTCCGCGACCTGGCCTTTATCTGGGCACAAAGTGCCGTGATTGTACGACGTGCCATGAGAACCGCCGTGGATGTATCGAACCGGACTGGCACTCCGTTGCGGGATGTCTTCGGACATGCCGACTGGCGGCGTGAGATGGAGAGCTTTCTGGACAGGTTTGTCGGCGCATTGCGGCGCGATCGGACGCGCGGCGTTGTGTCCCTGGAAGCCCGCCTGTGA
- a CDS encoding DUF4157 domain-containing protein, translating to MSLAIVKKPSLFKVYKKRCDDVHSNLSRFHISRHNLQESTIQRKPNCPCGGGCPRCRNDLTIQPKIKINEPGDTYEQEAEAVVESETSPLLQRKCACAEGTPCHECEDEKEEPVQRKTEQASDIADISVSGKNFQNLGPGQPLDPVNIAFYKLHFGYDFRNVRLHTDEHAAESARAVYAQAYTVGRDVVFGRGQYAPWSEAGRKLLSHELTHVVQQGGKAFDLSSERANKCLQRAVIGAGVITGTGTKESEDSCAGWFSDRESTSKRAAEHYVRTELTGDRGVVEKIECDLFNPDTGAFACTVHFTDGTPIRVIVRRDVIIVGVYPLQTMHPPPDRPLCWYDYKCPGPDRDLVLTKRKCQTSKPAHGTSLPKTHGPEP from the coding sequence ATGTCCTTAGCTATTGTCAAGAAACCATCCCTGTTCAAGGTATACAAAAAAAGGTGTGATGATGTGCATAGCAATTTAAGCAGATTTCATATCAGTCGCCATAATCTTCAGGAATCAACAATTCAACGCAAACCAAACTGTCCCTGTGGGGGAGGTTGTCCGCGTTGCAGGAACGATCTCACCATCCAACCTAAAATTAAGATCAATGAACCGGGGGATACATACGAGCAGGAAGCGGAGGCGGTTGTTGAGTCCGAAACCTCTCCTCTGTTACAGCGTAAGTGTGCCTGCGCAGAGGGTACACCATGTCATGAGTGTGAGGATGAAAAAGAAGAACCGGTTCAGCGCAAGACTGAACAAGCATCTGACATAGCGGACATATCCGTCTCCGGCAAAAATTTCCAGAACCTCGGTCCTGGCCAGCCGTTAGACCCTGTCAATATTGCTTTCTATAAACTCCACTTTGGCTATGATTTCAGAAATGTGAGGTTGCATACAGACGAACATGCCGCAGAATCAGCACGTGCAGTGTATGCACAGGCCTATACCGTGGGGCGCGACGTTGTTTTCGGCAGGGGACAGTACGCACCTTGGAGCGAAGCTGGAAGGAAGCTGCTGAGCCACGAGCTGACGCATGTTGTTCAACAAGGCGGGAAGGCATTCGATCTCAGTTCTGAGCGAGCAAACAAGTGCTTGCAGCGGGCTGTGATCGGGGCAGGTGTTATAACCGGAACCGGTACCAAAGAGTCAGAAGACTCTTGCGCTGGCTGGTTTTCCGATCGTGAGAGTACGAGCAAGCGAGCTGCGGAGCATTATGTCAGAACTGAATTGACGGGAGATCGTGGCGTTGTTGAGAAGATCGAATGTGATCTCTTTAATCCTGACACCGGCGCGTTTGCATGCACAGTGCATTTCACCGACGGCACGCCAATCAGGGTTATCGTCCGCAGAGACGTAATAATCGTTGGTGTTTATCCGCTTCAGACCATGCACCCGCCACCCGACAGGCCATTGTGCTGGTACGATTATAAGTGCCCAGGGCCTGATCGCGATTTGGTGCTGACAAAACGCAAGTGCCAGACATCGAAGCCTGCCCATGGCACGTCTCTCCCGAAAACGCATGGGCCCGAACCTTGA
- a CDS encoding DUF4157 domain-containing protein has product MVEKTQKSAGTSLEVFPKVALPETANTAEVTYPGLIVEDSAELLEPGQMRRSEFLAELHAAVCRSAEEALAGTEWTTGGCPYLNDWFAYYSRKDSRHIERAIRRYAPETLGVSAARDYIPFITPRVRHGIETWARTGEITGVPEIGTVIGITGTSVPAAGISFTNSNNITKGISNPRVILAQLGSGQVLENGVRSRMESVFGMDFSRVRVHTDTTAAKLSDKLNAFAFTVGEHVAFGTGEYKPGTLIGDALIAHELAHVVQQGVRSADIRPLQMAGINYNAFEEDADKSALGAIVSLWGSAKGGLTEIARNVIPQLRSGLRLSRCNKEKEKKEKAKPVGVTRAADIKCEPEPKTLDEIQKLRGGAAHTVLGFTKPAPASFHLNIIPEGGKCKLDLKDEPRLSFSHFVYVRPGDYKIGTVKIPFDPCKDKVGDFYYRITPEMAEKIKAGEIEHCEDFKLAFTLSYEQYTQAVKEVTGTDVPGKDVKSCESEVYKRLTAKTGIEVSKWGSVANCLIDKTLERDKEWHKVTPPEKGGEGTYELNEDCSRLIFVFDHIRQLTEINKYLPEDVVKGCGEKRP; this is encoded by the coding sequence ATGGTAGAAAAAACTCAAAAATCTGCCGGCACATCTTTAGAAGTCTTCCCAAAAGTAGCTCTTCCAGAAACAGCAAATACCGCGGAGGTTACTTATCCAGGCCTGATTGTGGAGGATTCAGCGGAATTGCTTGAACCAGGACAAATGAGAAGAAGCGAGTTTCTTGCTGAATTGCATGCTGCTGTATGCCGTTCTGCGGAGGAGGCCCTGGCAGGTACGGAATGGACTACGGGGGGGTGTCCGTATCTTAACGATTGGTTTGCTTATTACAGCCGGAAAGACAGCCGGCATATCGAGCGAGCCATTCGCAGATATGCTCCCGAGACGTTAGGGGTCTCTGCTGCAAGGGATTATATCCCTTTTATTACTCCTCGCGTACGTCATGGTATTGAAACCTGGGCGAGGACAGGTGAAATTACAGGAGTACCGGAGATAGGTACTGTAATAGGAATCACGGGGACTTCTGTTCCTGCTGCCGGCATTTCTTTCACGAATAGTAATAATATTACAAAAGGAATCAGTAATCCACGGGTAATTCTGGCTCAGCTTGGATCCGGTCAGGTACTTGAGAACGGTGTGAGGTCAAGAATGGAGTCGGTTTTTGGTATGGATTTCTCCCGCGTTCGCGTGCACACTGATACTACAGCAGCAAAGCTTTCTGATAAGCTTAATGCTTTCGCCTTTACCGTAGGTGAACATGTAGCATTTGGGACGGGTGAATATAAGCCCGGTACGCTTATCGGTGACGCATTGATTGCTCACGAGCTTGCACACGTTGTACAGCAGGGTGTTAGAAGTGCCGATATCAGGCCGCTACAAATGGCAGGCATAAATTACAACGCATTCGAAGAGGATGCAGACAAATCGGCTCTGGGAGCAATCGTTTCTCTATGGGGCAGTGCAAAAGGGGGATTAACCGAAATTGCGAGAAATGTAATACCCCAGTTACGCTCCGGGCTCCGGTTGTCGCGTTGTAATAAAGAAAAAGAAAAAAAGGAAAAGGCTAAACCAGTTGGTGTAACTCGTGCTGCTGATATAAAGTGTGAGCCCGAACCTAAAACTCTAGATGAAATACAAAAGCTCAGAGGCGGTGCCGCCCATACTGTTTTAGGCTTTACAAAACCTGCGCCTGCTTCTTTTCATCTTAATATTATACCCGAAGGTGGAAAGTGTAAATTAGATTTAAAAGACGAGCCCAGACTTTCCTTTAGCCATTTTGTTTATGTCAGGCCGGGGGATTATAAAATCGGAACGGTAAAAATACCCTTTGATCCCTGCAAGGATAAAGTTGGTGACTTCTATTACAGAATTACCCCGGAGATGGCAGAAAAAATCAAAGCGGGCGAAATAGAGCATTGTGAAGATTTCAAACTGGCTTTTACCCTTTCCTACGAACAATATACACAGGCCGTGAAGGAAGTTACGGGTACTGATGTTCCCGGAAAAGATGTGAAGTCGTGTGAATCCGAAGTATATAAGCGTCTGACGGCAAAGACCGGAATCGAAGTCTCGAAGTGGGGCTCCGTTGCCAATTGTTTAATTGACAAGACATTGGAACGTGATAAAGAATGGCATAAGGTGACACCCCCGGAAAAAGGTGGGGAAGGAACGTATGAATTGAACGAAGATTGCAGCAGGCTAATATTTGTGTTCGACCATATAAGACAACTTACTGAAATAAACAAGTATCTGCCGGAGGACGTCGTGAAAGGTTGTGGGGAAAAAAGACCATAG
- a CDS encoding prolipoprotein diacylglyceryl transferase, with translation MRFLSRHQFNNYLDKLARPEVRVLRRSLSSYQVCGVTGLFLAILLVMTLVINLGLSLLIMSVIVLTAVFILLGMAMITKIITGNEKLIYYHHQIVVIVATIVLLRLLHCFILPYLDITILGVGVFLFCGRIGCFMVGCCHGRPHRWGTCYHEKHAFTGFPPYFVGVRLFPVQILESILIFLIISVSTILVFRGYASGEAFVWHVIAYGIGRFFFEFIRGDPGRPYLWGFSEAQWTSLILMSIVVSLEFRGALPFHLWHVVVTAGMIPAMLFVFIIRQLSKIPKYQLLHPRHMREVSEAIEPVSGPAFKKTIVFKQDSPFPIIVGHTSLGIQISTSKIQGKEREIDHYAFSSKNETMSKEAALTLANLIVQLKHPYQLKEFITGKNGIFHLLIHS, from the coding sequence ATGAGATTTTTGAGTCGTCATCAATTTAATAATTATCTGGACAAACTGGCGCGTCCTGAAGTAAGGGTGCTTCGCAGGTCATTGTCTTCTTATCAGGTTTGCGGAGTTACAGGTTTGTTTCTTGCCATTCTTCTGGTAATGACCTTGGTGATTAACCTTGGTCTATCGCTTTTAATAATGTCTGTGATCGTTCTGACCGCTGTGTTCATTTTATTAGGGATGGCTATGATTACAAAGATCATTACGGGCAATGAAAAACTCATCTACTATCACCACCAAATCGTTGTGATAGTTGCAACTATAGTTCTTTTGCGTCTTTTGCACTGCTTCATTCTCCCCTATCTCGATATCACCATTCTTGGTGTGGGTGTATTTTTGTTCTGCGGACGTATTGGTTGCTTTATGGTTGGCTGCTGCCACGGCCGGCCACACCGCTGGGGTACCTGCTATCACGAAAAACATGCCTTTACCGGCTTTCCTCCCTACTTCGTTGGTGTGCGGCTGTTCCCTGTTCAGATCTTAGAATCAATATTGATATTCCTTATAATAAGTGTTTCTACTATTCTTGTTTTTAGAGGTTATGCATCGGGGGAAGCTTTTGTCTGGCATGTCATCGCATATGGAATTGGCCGTTTCTTTTTTGAGTTTATCCGTGGAGACCCGGGCAGGCCATATCTTTGGGGTTTTTCTGAGGCGCAGTGGACGTCCCTTATTCTCATGAGTATCGTCGTTTCCCTGGAATTCCGTGGCGCCCTTCCTTTTCATCTATGGCACGTTGTCGTTACTGCCGGTATGATTCCTGCCATGCTTTTTGTTTTCATAATAAGACAATTGAGTAAGATACCAAAGTATCAGCTTCTGCACCCACGCCATATGAGGGAAGTGTCCGAAGCTATTGAACCGGTATCCGGTCCGGCATTCAAAAAAACGATTGTTTTCAAACAAGATTCCCCATTTCCAATTATCGTAGGACATACTTCACTTGGAATACAAATATCTACTAGCAAGATCCAGGGGAAAGAAAGAGAAATTGACCACTATGCCTTTTCCTCCAAAAATGAAACTATGAGTAAAGAGGCAGCGTTAACATTGGCAAATTTGATTGTTCAGCTCAAGCATCCTTATCAATTAAAAGAATTTATTACGGGTAAAAACGGAATATTTCATCTCTTGATTCATTCATAG
- a CDS encoding DUF4157 domain-containing protein: MKSGRPFAEGPSYEEEEIIQSILRIMPFVQRRVEDEKVILQTKGDIGKTPDVTSNAEARINTLKGGVQPLTESIKNYFEPRFHIDFCNVRIYPNAPEVTAPLRARAVTKGQDIYFYPGEFRPNLPEGDALIRHELAHTLQTRWWRNTPNQADRFVLRPDNALEQNAEAIASGDTRQVLNAPAGAVLRSPFDSESVEERERRERLLHSVSNAINRITDLLRTGGLLEGVEVATERSGVSGVIYYAHSAEDSLFASYAERDARLRRIVRSLIAIASLYRSAPIPAEFPAPSPIMVDVSRGGETPRPVIHYESSITNPRGTTTFTGTREWADLQAAYERYYISQGQMTDDIDWLYLDPTRRVVPGAARGAPRIGRGIPTGFYMVVPDIERDPLRYWRLTGFDPIPRGSVIVELWHDDFGYYYRHRGQRIDVPRPWNR; encoded by the coding sequence ATGAAGTCAGGCAGACCTTTTGCCGAAGGCCCCTCATACGAGGAAGAAGAGATCATTCAGTCAATACTGAGAATTATGCCATTTGTTCAAAGGCGGGTTGAAGATGAAAAAGTAATTTTGCAGACAAAGGGGGACATTGGGAAGACTCCAGATGTTACTTCAAATGCTGAAGCCCGTATCAATACCCTTAAAGGTGGTGTTCAACCTTTAACGGAATCCATAAAAAACTATTTTGAGCCACGCTTCCACATCGATTTTTGTAATGTGCGCATATATCCCAATGCACCCGAGGTTACAGCGCCTCTTCGTGCACGGGCGGTGACAAAGGGGCAGGACATATACTTTTACCCTGGAGAATTCCGTCCCAATCTACCAGAAGGAGATGCCCTTATCCGCCACGAACTTGCCCACACGCTGCAGACACGTTGGTGGAGAAATACCCCTAATCAGGCGGACAGGTTTGTTTTACGGCCAGACAATGCCCTGGAGCAAAATGCGGAGGCAATTGCAAGCGGCGACACTCGCCAAGTACTCAACGCTCCCGCCGGAGCCGTACTGCGGTCGCCCTTTGACTCTGAAAGTGTAGAGGAGAGGGAACGTCGAGAGCGCCTGCTCCATTCGGTTAGCAACGCCATTAATAGGATTACGGATTTGCTTCGGACGGGTGGTTTACTTGAAGGTGTAGAAGTCGCCACTGAAAGGTCCGGCGTTAGCGGAGTAATTTACTACGCTCATTCAGCCGAAGATAGCCTATTTGCCAGCTACGCTGAACGGGATGCCAGATTACGCCGTATCGTCCGGTCGCTCATAGCCATAGCATCGCTCTACCGCAGTGCTCCGATTCCAGCAGAATTTCCCGCTCCTTCCCCAATAATGGTCGATGTTAGCAGGGGGGGAGAGACACCGAGGCCGGTGATTCACTATGAATCCAGCATAACTAACCCCAGAGGAACCACTACTTTTACTGGTACCCGTGAATGGGCTGACTTGCAGGCAGCCTACGAGCGCTATTACATCTCACAGGGACAAATGACTGACGATATTGACTGGCTTTACCTTGATCCGACGAGACGGGTTGTACCCGGTGCGGCCCGCGGTGCCCCGCGCATAGGGCGTGGTATTCCAACCGGATTTTATATGGTGGTACCCGATATTGAACGTGATCCACTGCGGTATTGGCGGCTTACAGGATTTGATCCCATCCCGCGGGGGAGCGTGATTGTCGAGTTATGGCATGACGATTTTGGCTACTATTACAGGCATCGAGGCCAGCGCATCGACGTACCACGACCCTGGAATCGTTGA
- a CDS encoding DUF1360 domain-containing protein, which yields MIYLSVVTASISFTVTETKLFRHLREWVRKRNAFLGEMLSCGYCFGHWIAFILAAIYQPKPFQFWWLLDCFLAALVIAWLGGFQWVLMCWLMEKAGK from the coding sequence GTGATTTATTTATCCGTTGTTACTGCATCGATCTCTTTCACTGTGACTGAGACAAAACTTTTCCGTCACCTTCGGGAATGGGTAAGAAAGAGGAACGCATTCTTAGGGGAGATGTTATCTTGCGGCTACTGCTTTGGCCACTGGATAGCGTTTATTCTGGCAGCAATCTATCAACCCAAACCCTTCCAGTTCTGGTGGTTATTAGATTGTTTCCTTGCCGCATTGGTCATTGCCTGGCTTGGTGGATTTCAATGGGTGCTGATGTGCTGGTTAATGGAAAAAGCCGGAAAATGA
- a CDS encoding NAD(P)/FAD-dependent oxidoreductase, protein MPGHFDCIVLGAGIAGITAAAELKNAGKRVLLLEATNRAGGRISSKEDFVLADDGSTVRKGFPIEEGAHFIHVDEDPYKEFWVKLKQFQFKTEKYSKFNKVRIAFPGDPDPEWRLPNPASWTYTYDSSLQKMGSKNSGLFGQIKRFDTSNGDQSAKEFVQSLGYQKKSLDMAFYAISAHTPGILTLEGTPEKLTPPNHSGDASCISVADNISVAGLMFDNIPEQLREEMAEYKMLGPKKERCGFEQLPKAIVREFEREEPGTIKGKVLYEHEVAKVEKSGYGVRVKTSNGAEFTADAAICTFSVGMLLHHGFRGNRILEQFFPNEKKKVFEIIKPGPIAKFSIQFKECVWGYDHLVNDNHMAILVNPTGHKQKENPQPRTFFTSFPNLEKGPYVLTALMMGIDYLIIKKFTHNKDAAEYIFKRIEEIYNMKDKWDWKKKLVWKNAHEPNVHCKDWGMDRWSRCGNSYICYQKGKSIQEIKNVREELKNPVETLPVFWAGEATAPAYNNKYQPLSVHGAYISGVEAAKDVMVYLEKQGDKASFEKYYHEKYRKISAKKVMVTMPYTITPKLNECEIAVIKKYANKHTNGDINLAVEDLLDFAIREIG, encoded by the coding sequence ATGCCGGGCCATTTCGATTGTATTGTTTTGGGGGCTGGGATTGCAGGTATTACAGCCGCTGCGGAGCTGAAGAATGCAGGAAAGCGTGTTTTACTTCTTGAGGCGACAAATCGTGCCGGCGGACGCATAAGTTCAAAGGAAGATTTTGTGCTTGCTGACGATGGAAGTACAGTCCGGAAAGGGTTTCCCATTGAAGAAGGAGCGCATTTCATCCATGTTGACGAAGATCCTTATAAAGAATTTTGGGTTAAATTAAAACAGTTTCAATTTAAAACGGAGAAATATTCTAAATTCAATAAAGTCAGGATCGCATTTCCGGGAGATCCTGATCCCGAGTGGAGGTTACCCAATCCCGCTTCATGGACATATACGTATGATAGTTCTTTGCAGAAAATGGGGAGTAAGAATTCCGGATTGTTTGGACAGATTAAACGTTTCGACACATCAAACGGTGACCAGTCTGCAAAAGAATTTGTTCAGTCACTGGGCTATCAGAAAAAAAGCCTTGATATGGCCTTCTATGCCATATCAGCACATACACCGGGAATATTGACATTAGAAGGCACACCGGAAAAACTTACCCCTCCCAATCATAGCGGTGATGCCTCGTGTATTTCTGTTGCTGATAATATTAGCGTTGCAGGTCTTATGTTCGATAATATTCCAGAGCAACTGCGCGAGGAGATGGCCGAGTATAAAATGCTTGGGCCTAAGAAAGAAAGATGTGGTTTTGAACAGCTGCCAAAAGCAATAGTGAGAGAATTTGAACGGGAGGAGCCGGGCACAATAAAAGGGAAAGTTTTATATGAGCATGAAGTTGCCAAGGTAGAAAAATCTGGCTACGGAGTAAGGGTAAAAACAAGCAATGGAGCTGAATTTACTGCAGATGCAGCTATTTGTACCTTTTCGGTTGGAATGCTTCTTCATCACGGGTTCAGAGGAAACCGCATTCTTGAACAATTCTTTCCGAATGAAAAAAAGAAGGTCTTTGAAATCATCAAACCCGGTCCGATCGCCAAATTTTCCATACAGTTTAAGGAATGTGTCTGGGGATATGACCATTTAGTAAATGATAATCATATGGCCATTTTAGTCAATCCCACCGGGCACAAGCAGAAAGAAAATCCTCAGCCACGCACCTTCTTTACCTCTTTTCCCAATCTGGAAAAAGGACCATATGTTCTTACTGCCCTGATGATGGGTATTGATTACCTGATAATAAAAAAGTTTACTCATAACAAGGATGCAGCAGAGTATATATTCAAGCGAATCGAAGAAATATATAATATGAAGGATAAATGGGACTGGAAAAAGAAGCTGGTCTGGAAAAATGCCCATGAACCCAATGTCCATTGCAAGGATTGGGGAATGGACCGTTGGTCACGGTGCGGGAATTCCTATATTTGTTATCAAAAGGGAAAAAGCATCCAGGAGATTAAGAACGTCCGTGAAGAATTGAAAAATCCGGTTGAAACGCTGCCTGTTTTTTGGGCCGGAGAGGCGACTGCCCCTGCATATAACAATAAATACCAGCCTTTATCAGTTCATGGAGCTTATATTAGCGGAGTAGAGGCAGCAAAAGACGTTATGGTGTATTTGGAGAAACAGGGTGACAAGGCTTCTTTTGAAAAATATTATCATGAAAAGTACCGGAAGATATCGGCAAAAAAGGTAATGGTGACAATGCCCTACACGATAACCCCTAAACTTAACGAATGTGAAATTGCCGTTATTAAAAAGTATGCAAACAAGCATACGAACGGCGATATTAATTTGGCCGTTGAGGACTTACTGGATTTTGCAATAAGAGAAATAGGATAA